Below is a genomic region from Bacillota bacterium.
ATAGTGTCATTCATTTCAGCAAAGCGCGTTTGAGACTTGGGGCCAGCATTGAGCTTTAGCCCTGTCTGTGCCAGTCGCTGCATTGCTGTCAGCTTCTGCAATCCCGCAGCCAGCGTCGAGGTCCACACCCCATCGGCAACGTGGTAGTAGTCCTTGCGGTCACCGTGAATACCAATCTTCCGCAACAGACCCATCTGCTCCAAGAGTCGCGTGTTGTTACTTACCGTTGCCTTGCTAACCTTAAGACCCTTGGCGATGTCATCGAGGGATTGGGGTTCTTCGGTGATCATGAGCCACCCCAGAATGCGACCGGCGGATCGAGAGGAACAGTACTGAGCAAAGATGGTACCAAATTCTTCCACTAAGAGAATTTCTTCCTCGGTCGGCACGGCATCTCACCTCCCCTCAACATTTACCCCGTTTACTATGTTTAGTATAAACTAAACGAATTGATTGAATGAACAAGGGCAATCTGGAAACTAAAGGGAATTTCCCGGTATCACTAAAGGACCCTAGTGGGATGATAGAGAAAATATCTGCATCAAACTGTAGGGGGTGCCAATTCATGGCAGCAGTATTGGAGAAGATCGAACATATTGGCATTTATGTAGCGGATCTAGACAAGTCTGTGGCCTTCTATCGCGATGTCCTCGGCCTTGAATTGAGGGAGGTAGTGGAAACTCCCAACGGTCGGATTGGATTCATTCAAATCGGCGATTCCCAGATCGAACTCTTGGAATTTGACGTTGGCGAACGCACCCATGGTATCGTCGATCATCTGACCTTTACCGTGCGGGATATCGACGCTATGTATGCTAAGTTGAAGGAACATAACGTTGAACTAATTGATCCCGAGCCCAAGACAATTTTCAACGACCATCGGATTCTTTTCTTCTACGGCCCCGACGGGGAGAGATTGGAGCTGTTTCAGCCGGCGAAGTAAAAGGCTAGGAACCCTTGTCGAGGGTGGGGTTTAAACCCTTGCGGGTCGGGCATAGATGACCTGAAGCCATTTCCATGGGGAGAGAGGTGCAATCTATGTCCAATAAGCTGGCAATTGGGGATCTAGCTCCCAAGTTTAGCTTGCCTGATCAGGATGGAGCCGTAGTTAACCTAAAGGACTACGTCGGTAAGAACGTGGTACTGTATTTCTACCCCAAGGATGATACCCCTAAATGCACGATAGAAGCCTGTAGCTTCAGAGATAACCTAAGGGAGTATCAAACATTGAATGCTGTGGTCCTTGGGGTGAGCAAGGACAGTGCAGCCAGCCATAGAAGGTTTGCCGACAAGTACAACCTGAATTTCCCGCTGCTCAGTGATGAGGACTTGGCCGTTGCCAAGGCCTATGGTGTCTACCGGCGGACAAAGAACTCTGAGCAAGAAAGTTGGGAATTTGTTCGCTCCACCTTTCTAATCGATGGGGAGGGGCGATTGGCCCAGATCTGGTATGATGTTCAGGTGGATGGACATGCCGATGCCGTGAGGGAAGCGATAACAAAGTTGAATTAGAAAAAGCAGAACTACTGGCCTTCTACCATGGACGTAGAGGGCCAGTTTTTTCTCTCCAGCTGGGATAGTTTCCAGGAGTCTAGTAACTGGCGAAGAAGGATATAAGCGGTAA
It encodes:
- a CDS encoding MarR family transcriptional regulator — protein: MPTEEEILLVEEFGTIFAQYCSSRSAGRILGWLMITEEPQSLDDIAKGLKVSKATVSNNTRLLEQMGLLRKIGIHGDRKDYYHVADGVWTSTLAAGLQKLTAMQRLAQTGLKLNAGPKSQTRFAEMNDTIQFLTDGYLKLLAEYQNHRKDKNPY
- a CDS encoding VOC family protein; this encodes MAAVLEKIEHIGIYVADLDKSVAFYRDVLGLELREVVETPNGRIGFIQIGDSQIELLEFDVGERTHGIVDHLTFTVRDIDAMYAKLKEHNVELIDPEPKTIFNDHRILFFYGPDGERLELFQPAK
- a CDS encoding peroxiredoxin, with product MAIGDLAPKFSLPDQDGAVVNLKDYVGKNVVLYFYPKDDTPKCTIEACSFRDNLREYQTLNAVVLGVSKDSAASHRRFADKYNLNFPLLSDEDLAVAKAYGVYRRTKNSEQESWEFVRSTFLIDGEGRLAQIWYDVQVDGHADAVREAITKLN